One Sediminicola sp. YIK13 DNA segment encodes these proteins:
- the recR gene encoding recombination mediator RecR, giving the protein MEFSSKLLENAVYEMSQLPGIGKRTALRLVLHILKQPSEQTLRLTSALQRVRNDIKFCSNCHNISDVALCEICANPKRDESLVCVVEDIRDVMAIENTGQYKGLYHVLGGKISPMEGIGPQNLTISSLMTKVKEGIIKELIFALSSTMEGDTTNFYIYKQLEGTEVKTSTIARGIAVGDELEYADEVTLGRSIINRIPFENSLKSS; this is encoded by the coding sequence ATGGAATTTTCTTCGAAATTATTGGAAAATGCAGTTTATGAAATGTCTCAATTGCCGGGCATTGGTAAACGGACTGCATTGCGGCTTGTGCTTCATATCTTAAAGCAGCCCAGTGAGCAGACGTTAAGACTCACATCAGCCCTGCAACGTGTAAGGAACGATATTAAGTTTTGTTCCAACTGTCATAATATTTCCGATGTAGCTTTGTGCGAGATTTGTGCCAATCCTAAAAGGGATGAGAGCCTGGTCTGTGTGGTGGAGGACATCAGGGATGTCATGGCGATAGAAAATACAGGACAATATAAAGGACTCTATCATGTTTTGGGTGGTAAGATCTCTCCAATGGAGGGCATAGGGCCACAAAATCTGACCATTTCATCTTTAATGACCAAAGTGAAAGAGGGAATCATAAAGGAATTGATCTTTGCGCTGAGTTCCACTATGGAAGGCGATACAACCAATTTTTATATTTACAAACAGTTGGAAGGGACAGAGGTAAAAACATCTACTATTGCCCGAGGTATCGCTGTGGGTGATGAATTGGAATATGCAGATGAGGTCACCTTGGGGCGAAGTATTATTAACCGTATCCCTTTTGAGAATTCATTAAAATCGTCCTAA
- a CDS encoding dihydrolipoamide acetyltransferase family protein yields the protein MSRFELKLPQMGESVAEATLTSWLKEVGDTIEMDEAVFEIATDKVDSEVPSEVDGVLVEKLFTIDDVIKVGQTVAIIEIAGDGQDDDEGGSAASKEEEVPQQVVEELEDNMEGAKETTASPAMAFDESDKFYSPLVKNIAKQEGISVAELDTINGTGKDNRVTKNDILEYVENRASGKQAPVSDPQPAVAKQEQTVAAKMAEEKPKATPVQVGSGDEVIPMSRMGKLIAQYMTASIATSAHVQSFVEVDVTNVVNWRNKVKNTFEKREGEKLTFTPIFMEAIATALKKYPMMNISLDGDNVIKKKNINLGMAAALPDGNLIVPVIKNADQLNLVGMAKAVNDLANRARNNALKPDEIKEGTYTVTNVGTFGSVFGTPIINQPQVGIMALGAIRKIPSVIETPEGDLIGIRSKMYLSHSYDHRVVNGALGGMFVKAVADYLEAWDVNREV from the coding sequence ATGTCAAGATTCGAATTAAAATTGCCGCAGATGGGCGAAAGTGTTGCAGAGGCAACCCTGACCTCATGGTTAAAGGAAGTTGGTGATACCATTGAAATGGATGAAGCCGTTTTTGAGATAGCTACTGATAAGGTAGATTCCGAAGTTCCTAGTGAAGTGGATGGTGTTTTGGTGGAGAAATTGTTTACTATAGATGATGTGATCAAGGTGGGACAGACTGTCGCCATCATAGAGATCGCCGGGGACGGCCAAGATGATGATGAGGGTGGCTCCGCAGCAAGCAAGGAGGAAGAAGTACCGCAACAAGTGGTGGAAGAATTGGAAGACAATATGGAAGGGGCAAAGGAAACTACGGCATCTCCCGCAATGGCTTTTGACGAGTCCGATAAATTTTATTCCCCTTTGGTAAAAAATATAGCCAAGCAAGAGGGTATTTCTGTTGCCGAATTGGATACCATAAATGGTACAGGTAAGGATAATAGGGTCACAAAAAATGATATTTTGGAGTATGTGGAGAATAGGGCTTCGGGCAAACAAGCCCCCGTTTCAGATCCACAGCCTGCAGTAGCAAAACAAGAACAAACAGTTGCGGCTAAAATGGCCGAGGAGAAGCCAAAAGCCACCCCAGTTCAGGTTGGCAGTGGTGATGAGGTAATCCCAATGTCCCGTATGGGGAAACTCATTGCCCAGTATATGACCGCGAGTATTGCTACTTCGGCCCATGTGCAGAGTTTTGTGGAGGTAGACGTTACCAATGTGGTGAACTGGAGAAATAAAGTGAAGAACACTTTTGAGAAAAGGGAAGGAGAGAAACTTACGTTTACTCCTATCTTTATGGAAGCCATAGCCACAGCATTGAAGAAGTATCCAATGATGAATATTTCTTTGGATGGCGACAATGTTATTAAAAAGAAAAACATCAATTTGGGAATGGCAGCTGCCTTGCCAGATGGAAACCTTATTGTTCCGGTGATAAAAAATGCGGACCAGTTGAATTTGGTTGGGATGGCGAAAGCGGTAAATGATTTGGCCAATAGGGCCAGGAACAATGCCCTAAAGCCAGACGAGATCAAGGAAGGCACATACACCGTAACCAATGTGGGTACTTTTGGCAGTGTTTTTGGAACACCCATTATCAATCAACCACAGGTAGGGATCATGGCATTGGGAGCAATTCGCAAGATTCCTTCTGTTATTGAAACTCCAGAAGGGGATTTAATAGGTATCCGGAGCAAGATGTATCTTTCCCATAGTTATGACCACAGGGTGGTAAATGGAGCCTTGGGAGGAATGTTCGTTAAGGCCGTGGCTGATTATTTGGAGGCCTGGGATGTGAATAGGGAAGTATAG
- a CDS encoding 3'-5' exonuclease — translation MQLNLTRPICFFDLETTGINVAKDRIVEISILKVYPNGNKESRTWLVNPEMPIPAEVVAVHGISDEKVANEPTFKELSKEIYSMIKDCDLGGFNSDRFDIPLLAEEMLRAEVDFDMKSTVSVDVQTIFHKMEKRTLAAAYKFYCDKELTDAHSAEADTNATYEVLLSQLDRYPELDNNIKKLAEFSTHRQFVDFAGFIALDEDGEEIFSFGKHKGRKVHDVLEKEPGYFGWILNADFPLYTKKVLTQIKLSKLNNKLG, via the coding sequence ATGCAATTAAACCTCACAAGGCCCATCTGTTTTTTCGATTTGGAAACAACAGGAATCAATGTGGCAAAGGACAGAATAGTAGAGATTTCTATTTTAAAAGTATATCCCAACGGGAATAAGGAGAGTAGGACATGGTTGGTGAACCCAGAAATGCCAATTCCTGCAGAAGTGGTTGCCGTTCATGGTATTTCCGATGAGAAGGTGGCTAATGAGCCTACTTTTAAGGAGCTGTCCAAGGAAATTTACAGCATGATCAAGGATTGTGATCTTGGAGGTTTTAATTCCGATCGCTTCGATATTCCGTTGCTGGCGGAAGAAATGCTTCGGGCAGAGGTCGATTTTGACATGAAGAGTACTGTTTCTGTGGATGTTCAGACCATTTTCCACAAAATGGAAAAAAGAACCCTAGCAGCCGCCTATAAGTTTTATTGTGATAAGGAACTGACCGATGCCCATAGTGCGGAAGCCGATACCAATGCGACTTATGAGGTGCTGTTGTCCCAATTGGATCGCTATCCGGAATTGGATAACAATATTAAAAAATTGGCAGAGTTTTCCACGCACAGGCAATTTGTAGATTTTGCCGGTTTTATTGCATTGGATGAAGACGGAGAAGAAATTTTCTCCTTTGGGAAGCACAAGGGCAGAAAGGTGCATGATGTCTTGGAAAAAGAGCCAGGGTATTTTGGTTGGATATTGAATGCCGATTTTCCATTGTATACCAAAAAAGTGCTCACTCAAATAAAACTGAGTAAGCTCAATAATAAATTAGGGTAA
- a CDS encoding fumarylacetoacetate hydrolase family protein: protein MKIICIGRNYADHIKELNNERPTDPVVFIKPDSSVLPKEQDFYIPEFTKDVHYEVEVLVKIKKVGKHIEEKFAHTYYDEVGLGIDFTARDVQSALKEKGLPWEKAKGFDGAAVVGKWLPKSNFKDLNNLNFSLSKNGELVQEGNTSMMLWKIDEIIAYVSTYFMLKKGDIIFTGTPAGVGKIETNDYLSGKLENEELFTVKIK, encoded by the coding sequence ATGAAAATCATCTGTATAGGTCGCAATTATGCCGACCATATCAAAGAATTGAATAATGAAAGGCCTACAGATCCGGTGGTTTTTATAAAGCCAGATTCTTCGGTTCTACCCAAAGAGCAGGATTTTTACATACCTGAATTCACCAAAGATGTCCATTATGAAGTGGAGGTTTTGGTGAAAATCAAGAAGGTGGGGAAGCATATCGAAGAAAAGTTTGCCCATACCTATTATGACGAGGTTGGACTTGGGATAGATTTTACTGCCAGGGATGTACAATCTGCCTTAAAGGAGAAAGGTTTGCCCTGGGAAAAAGCCAAAGGTTTTGATGGTGCCGCCGTGGTGGGGAAATGGTTGCCCAAGTCAAATTTTAAGGATTTGAACAATTTAAATTTTTCGCTCTCCAAAAACGGGGAATTGGTACAGGAAGGAAATACTAGTATGATGCTGTGGAAGATAGATGAGATCATCGCCTATGTGTCTACCTATTTTATGCTGAAAAAGGGAGATATTATTTTTACGGGAACCCCTGCCGGTGTAGGAAAAATTGAAACAAATGATTACCTTTCAGGTAAGCTTGAAAACGAAGAGTTATTTACGGTAAAAATAAAATAA
- a CDS encoding Hpt domain-containing protein: MIYSLDKLNEMAEGDEEFINSVIAVFLDEVPTDLELLEQAIEKKDYGNVYQLAHKIKPNVDLLGMEQTRANALEIETLGKTEGSGDAIDKLFPLLKNDIHQVVSELKKDFNL; the protein is encoded by the coding sequence ATGATTTACAGTTTAGACAAATTAAATGAAATGGCAGAAGGGGATGAGGAATTTATCAACTCTGTAATAGCTGTATTCTTAGATGAGGTGCCCACCGATTTGGAATTATTGGAACAGGCTATCGAGAAAAAGGATTATGGCAATGTGTATCAATTGGCACATAAAATAAAGCCAAATGTTGACCTTTTAGGGATGGAGCAGACCCGAGCGAATGCCTTGGAGATAGAAACTCTGGGAAAAACCGAAGGTAGTGGAGATGCCATCGATAAATTATTTCCCTTATTAAAAAATGATATCCATCAAGTGGTATCCGAGCTTAAGAAAGACTTCAATTTATAA
- a CDS encoding competence/damage-inducible protein A, which yields MLAEIITIGDEILIGQIIDTNSAFIAHELNQIGVSVYQITSVQDERKHILKAFEEAESRADVIIITGGLGPTKDDITKRTLCEYFGDTLVESKEVLDHVEELFKNYISTPISDMNRRQALVPSRSTVLKNAYGTAPGMWIKHNGKVFVSLPGVPFEMKSLIRNEVIPRIVNEFHRPFILHRTLITYGVGESAIAEKIEDWENALPPFIRLAYLPNLGKVRLRLTAKGTDKEGIGMAVDEEIQKLHGIIGDIIFGEDQNGALEEVVGKILAKKKYTLATAESCTGGAIAERITSVPGASAYFKGSVVSYATEAKIKVLQVPEKMINDDSVVSEAVAKSMAQNVKELFNTDFAISTTGNAGPTKGDSDADVGTVYIAIASPSGVYAEKFMMGNHRERIVQKSVNKSFELLQKEILKF from the coding sequence ATGCTTGCAGAAATCATAACCATTGGGGATGAAATCCTAATTGGGCAAATTATTGATACCAATTCTGCTTTTATCGCTCATGAGCTAAACCAAATAGGGGTTTCTGTCTATCAGATCACTTCCGTACAGGATGAGCGCAAGCATATTCTCAAGGCTTTTGAGGAAGCCGAGTCCAGGGCAGATGTAATAATTATCACGGGAGGCCTAGGGCCTACCAAGGACGATATTACCAAACGGACCCTTTGTGAGTATTTTGGGGACACCCTTGTGGAGAGCAAAGAGGTGTTGGATCATGTAGAAGAGCTTTTCAAAAACTATATTTCCACACCAATTTCAGATATGAACCGCAGACAGGCATTGGTGCCTTCCAGGTCCACGGTATTAAAGAATGCCTATGGAACGGCTCCAGGGATGTGGATAAAGCACAATGGTAAGGTATTTGTATCTCTACCCGGAGTGCCTTTTGAAATGAAGAGCCTTATACGGAACGAGGTAATCCCCAGAATTGTCAACGAGTTCCATAGACCTTTTATTCTACATAGAACGTTGATCACTTACGGAGTGGGCGAGAGCGCCATTGCAGAAAAAATAGAAGATTGGGAGAACGCACTGCCGCCCTTCATTAGGTTGGCCTATCTGCCCAATCTTGGGAAGGTGAGGTTGCGGTTGACGGCCAAGGGCACGGACAAGGAGGGCATAGGCATGGCCGTTGATGAGGAAATCCAAAAACTTCATGGCATCATTGGGGATATTATCTTTGGAGAGGACCAAAATGGCGCTTTGGAAGAAGTCGTAGGCAAAATACTGGCCAAAAAGAAATATACGTTGGCCACGGCGGAGAGTTGTACCGGAGGGGCCATTGCAGAGCGAATTACTTCTGTACCAGGAGCTTCAGCTTATTTTAAGGGAAGTGTGGTCAGTTATGCCACGGAAGCCAAAATTAAGGTGCTCCAGGTGCCCGAAAAGATGATAAATGATGATTCTGTGGTCAGTGAAGCCGTTGCAAAGTCCATGGCGCAGAACGTAAAGGAACTTTTTAATACAGATTTTGCAATTTCTACAACTGGGAACGCCGGACCCACAAAAGGAGATTCTGATGCAGATGTAGGAACGGTGTATATTGCAATTGCCTCACCATCTGGTGTTTATGCTGAGAAATTCATGATGGGGAACCATCGGGAACGTATCGTTCAGAAGTCCGTGAACAAGTCTTTTGAGCTTTTGCAAAAAGAAATTCTAAAATTCTGA
- the rpmB gene encoding 50S ribosomal protein L28 — protein sequence MSKVCEITGKKAMFGNNVSFSINKTKRRFDVNLSKKRFYIPEEDRWVTLKVTSKALKSINKKGISAVIKEARAKGLVK from the coding sequence ATGTCAAAAGTTTGTGAAATTACTGGAAAGAAAGCTATGTTTGGTAACAACGTCTCTTTTTCCATTAACAAAACCAAGAGAAGATTTGATGTAAATCTTTCTAAGAAACGTTTTTATATCCCTGAAGAAGACCGCTGGGTAACCCTAAAGGTAACTTCTAAGGCGTTGAAATCCATCAATAAAAAGGGGATATCAGCAGTTATAAAAGAAGCAAGAGCAAAAGGATTGGTTAAGTAA
- the rpmG gene encoding 50S ribosomal protein L33: MAKKGNRIQVILECTEHKESGMPGTSRYITTKNKKNTPDRMEIKKFNPIMKKMTVHKEIK; this comes from the coding sequence ATGGCAAAGAAAGGTAATAGGATCCAAGTTATTTTGGAGTGCACGGAGCATAAAGAATCCGGCATGCCTGGTACTTCTAGGTATATCACTACCAAGAACAAGAAGAATACTCCAGATAGGATGGAAATTAAGAAATTCAACCCTATCATGAAGAAAATGACAGTTCATAAAGAAATAAAATAA
- a CDS encoding DUF4295 domain-containing protein, translated as MAKKTVASLQTSSKRLTKAIKMVKSPKTGAYTFVESVMVPEMVNDWMAKQK; from the coding sequence ATGGCAAAGAAGACCGTAGCGAGTTTACAGACAAGCTCAAAAAGATTAACCAAAGCCATTAAAATGGTAAAGTCGCCAAAAACTGGTGCTTATACTTTTGTGGAATCAGTAATGGTTCCTGAAATGGTAAACGATTGGATGGCAAAACAGAAATAA
- the ftsY gene encoding signal recognition particle-docking protein FtsY yields MSLFKKIFSSEKKETLDKGLEKSKTSFFSKLGKAVAGKTKVDDDVLDNLEEVLVTSDVGVNTTLKIIERIEARVSRDKYMGTDELNVILREEIAGLLSETNVGEETEFVVPKDKKPYVIMVVGVNGAGKTTTIGKLAHQFKKQGYKVVLGAADTFRAAAIDQLQVWADRVDVPIVKQAMGSDPASVAFDTLSSAMKQDADVVIIDTAGRLHNKVNLMNELTKVKRVMQKVVADAPHDVMLVLDGSTGQNAFEQAKQFTKATEVTSLAVTKLDGTAKGGVVIGISDQFKVPVKYIGVGEGIEDLQIFNKYEFVDSFFGGKN; encoded by the coding sequence ATGAGTTTATTTAAAAAGATATTTTCTTCCGAAAAGAAGGAAACCCTGGATAAGGGTTTAGAGAAGTCCAAGACCAGTTTTTTTTCAAAATTGGGAAAAGCAGTTGCCGGTAAAACCAAGGTAGATGATGATGTTTTGGATAATCTGGAGGAAGTATTGGTCACTTCGGATGTCGGAGTGAATACTACCCTTAAAATTATCGAGAGAATAGAGGCCAGGGTATCCCGTGATAAATATATGGGTACTGATGAACTTAATGTGATCCTCCGTGAAGAAATTGCAGGCCTTTTATCCGAAACCAATGTAGGGGAGGAGACAGAGTTTGTAGTTCCCAAGGACAAAAAGCCCTATGTGATCATGGTGGTTGGTGTCAATGGGGCCGGTAAGACCACCACTATTGGGAAATTGGCCCATCAATTCAAAAAACAAGGTTATAAGGTTGTACTGGGTGCCGCGGATACGTTCCGTGCGGCGGCGATAGATCAATTACAAGTTTGGGCAGACCGCGTAGATGTGCCCATCGTAAAACAGGCTATGGGGAGTGATCCTGCTTCGGTCGCTTTTGATACCCTAAGTTCTGCCATGAAACAAGATGCCGATGTGGTAATTATAGACACCGCGGGTCGCTTGCACAACAAGGTAAACCTGATGAACGAGCTTACCAAAGTGAAAAGGGTAATGCAAAAGGTGGTCGCAGATGCACCCCATGATGTCATGCTGGTACTCGATGGCTCTACAGGTCAGAATGCCTTTGAACAGGCAAAGCAGTTTACCAAGGCTACCGAAGTAACCTCTTTGGCAGTTACGAAATTGGACGGCACCGCCAAAGGTGGTGTGGTCATTGGAATCTCCGATCAGTTTAAGGTCCCTGTTAAGTATATCGGGGTTGGTGAGGGTATCGAAGATCTTCAAATATTTAATAAGTACGAGTTCGTCGATTCATTTTTTGGTGGTAAAAATTGA
- a CDS encoding DUF2911 domain-containing protein produces the protein MRCLLSILLILLALPSAAQIIHPKASPFSLVEQEVGLSIISVAYSRPGVRGRTIFGHLVPYDRIWRVGANESTKITLDTDMKVLGNSLAKGTYALYAFPQEDKWEIVFHTNTTHWGDGRTDYDPSEDALRVTVIPERIPYFQENFLITFDAMTHNSVEMIWIWEQTKVVIPMTVDTHGAMLSEINKQLQENPTAQTYYEAARYYQEQGMEHPLALEYLNKAITLGGDTYYFYRVKSLVEAALLDYRSAIKSAQKSMKLAGFEGKDEFVRINQENIKNWNTLIKN, from the coding sequence TTGAGGTGCCTCCTATCCATACTACTCATTCTCTTGGCGCTACCAAGCGCTGCACAAATCATACATCCTAAAGCCAGTCCTTTTTCCCTAGTGGAGCAGGAGGTCGGCCTATCTATAATTTCCGTAGCTTATTCACGTCCTGGCGTTAGGGGGAGGACCATTTTTGGTCACCTCGTACCCTATGACCGTATTTGGCGGGTTGGGGCCAATGAGTCCACCAAGATCACCTTGGATACGGACATGAAAGTCCTTGGCAATTCCTTGGCCAAAGGAACCTATGCCCTTTATGCTTTTCCACAGGAGGACAAATGGGAAATAGTATTTCATACCAATACTACCCACTGGGGCGATGGCAGAACGGACTATGACCCTTCGGAAGATGCGCTAAGGGTAACCGTCATCCCCGAAAGAATCCCTTATTTCCAAGAGAATTTTTTAATCACTTTTGATGCGATGACCCATAACAGTGTGGAAATGATCTGGATTTGGGAGCAGACCAAAGTTGTGATTCCAATGACAGTGGATACCCATGGTGCCATGCTCAGTGAAATCAACAAACAACTACAAGAGAATCCAACGGCACAAACCTATTATGAAGCAGCTCGTTATTATCAGGAACAGGGCATGGAGCATCCCTTGGCCCTCGAATATCTGAATAAGGCCATTACCCTAGGAGGCGACACCTATTATTTTTACAGGGTAAAATCTTTGGTTGAGGCCGCTTTGCTCGATTATAGGTCGGCTATAAAATCTGCCCAAAAATCCATGAAATTAGCAGGGTTTGAAGGGAAGGATGAGTTTGTCCGGATAAACCAGGAGAATATTAAGAATTGGAATACATTAATTAAAAACTAG
- a CDS encoding amidase family protein, producing the protein MKRLFILVLALVALGFTSCKQKQEKTPEPVVLWEAYNDSAEVAANADHEIGRMRYKLIQSKVLDKNEVFLPLYDEVSKFSDTEYESLKPLVMEQDIPTLQTHIREGKLSYEKLVLFYLKRIYKYELDNTTTLNTVLALNQDVVAEARKMDEFLKKYPNEKHHPIYGMPILLKDNINTKGMKTTAGSIALMDNETDDAFIVQQLKKNGALILGKVNLSEWAYFLCSGCPVGYSAVGGQTLNPYGRKVFETGGSSAGSGTSVAANYAVAAVGTETSGSILSPSSQNSVVGLKPTIGLLSRTGIVPISSTLDTPGPMTKNVVDNAVLLSAMLGKDPADMKSVAATADYMNAVTNNSLKGKRLGVFSNLMEENEIYKNTVEKLKSLGAEIVVFTPPTVQMEGFLSILNIDMRNDLPNYLNTQVRNKDAVKIGSIQDAIAFNNMDSLVRIPYGQALFEGIVADSTTAEGLEEIKNRLEKTGRAFFDTALDSKNLDAILSINNYHAGYAAVAKYPALTVPMGYKETGEPISLTFIGKSFQEDKLLELGRAFEVGTKVRKTPEAFKN; encoded by the coding sequence ATGAAAAGACTCTTTATTTTGGTATTGGCACTAGTAGCCTTGGGATTTACGTCATGTAAGCAGAAACAAGAAAAGACCCCCGAGCCTGTAGTGCTTTGGGAGGCCTATAATGATTCCGCCGAAGTAGCAGCCAACGCAGATCATGAGATAGGGAGAATGCGGTACAAGCTGATCCAATCCAAAGTGCTGGACAAAAATGAGGTGTTTTTGCCGCTCTATGATGAAGTTTCCAAGTTTTCCGATACCGAATACGAAAGTCTCAAACCCTTGGTCATGGAACAGGATATCCCCACCTTGCAAACACATATCAGGGAGGGCAAACTGAGTTATGAAAAGTTGGTGCTTTTCTATCTGAAAAGAATTTATAAATACGAGCTTGATAATACCACTACATTGAATACGGTCTTGGCCTTGAACCAGGATGTTGTTGCTGAAGCCCGTAAAATGGACGAGTTCCTCAAAAAATATCCAAACGAAAAACACCATCCCATTTATGGCATGCCCATCTTATTGAAGGACAATATCAATACCAAGGGGATGAAGACTACGGCAGGATCTATTGCTTTGATGGACAATGAGACCGATGATGCTTTTATCGTGCAACAATTAAAGAAGAACGGTGCCCTTATTTTAGGAAAGGTCAACCTAAGTGAGTGGGCCTATTTCCTTTGCTCAGGTTGCCCTGTAGGCTACAGTGCCGTTGGGGGTCAGACCCTGAACCCATATGGAAGAAAAGTCTTTGAAACCGGTGGGTCCAGTGCAGGGAGTGGTACTTCTGTTGCTGCCAACTATGCGGTAGCGGCAGTGGGGACTGAAACTTCTGGTTCTATTTTATCCCCTTCCAGTCAAAATTCTGTCGTGGGCTTAAAACCTACTATTGGCCTTTTGAGCCGTACGGGGATCGTTCCTATTTCCAGCACCCTGGATACTCCTGGTCCTATGACCAAAAACGTAGTAGACAATGCCGTTTTATTATCGGCCATGTTGGGGAAAGATCCAGCGGATATGAAATCCGTTGCGGCTACTGCCGATTACATGAATGCGGTTACCAATAATTCCCTTAAAGGGAAGCGCTTGGGGGTGTTCTCTAACCTTATGGAAGAAAATGAGATTTATAAGAATACGGTGGAGAAGCTAAAAAGTCTTGGGGCCGAAATTGTGGTTTTTACCCCGCCAACAGTTCAAATGGAAGGCTTCTTGAGTATTTTGAACATTGATATGAGGAACGACTTACCGAACTATCTGAACACCCAAGTAAGAAACAAGGACGCCGTAAAAATTGGCAGTATTCAGGATGCCATCGCCTTCAACAACATGGATTCTTTGGTGCGTATTCCTTACGGGCAGGCCCTGTTTGAAGGGATTGTGGCAGATTCTACCACTGCTGAAGGCTTGGAAGAAATAAAAAATAGATTGGAAAAAACAGGAAGGGCCTTTTTTGATACGGCCTTGGATTCCAAAAATTTGGATGCTATTCTTTCCATCAACAATTATCATGCAGGTTATGCCGCAGTGGCCAAATATCCGGCCTTAACGGTCCCAATGGGTTATAAGGAAACGGGAGAGCCCATTAGCCTTACCTTCATAGGTAAATCTTTCCAAGAGGATAAATTACTGGAACTGGGTCGCGCTTTTGAAGTGGGTACCAAAGTCCGTAAAACACCGGAGGCTTTTAAAAACTAG
- a CDS encoding serine hydrolase domain-containing protein: MKTKTLLLFLCTLLTFVSCSKDTEPELDPITEPAPIPIPEPEPETHSLYFPPMNSDTWDIATLESLEWNESVVAPLYTFLEENNTKAFIILKDGKIVLEQYFNGFSASQNHTWNSAAKTLTAFTAGLAQEEGFLSLDAASNEYMGVGWSSLTPEQEARITVKNHLTMTSGLDYTVANNFCTDKECLLYKNEPDTFWYYHNAPYTLMDNIITGAVQQDFKAYFNAKIRDRIGMQGSWIKTGYLNLYFSTARSMARFGLLNLNEGTWDETPIMTDKAYFGAMTSTTQELNPAYGYLWWINGKDNYRVPGSEDSFKGKLIPNAPDDLIAGLGANDQKLYVVPSMGLVIVRMGDAANNTELGPTSFDCEIWTQINALME, from the coding sequence ATGAAAACCAAAACGTTACTGCTTTTTTTGTGCACCCTCCTCACTTTTGTGAGTTGTTCCAAGGACACGGAACCCGAACTAGATCCTATTACAGAGCCTGCTCCCATCCCCATCCCGGAACCGGAACCTGAAACACACAGTCTCTATTTTCCACCTATGAACAGTGATACATGGGACATCGCAACCTTGGAATCCCTAGAATGGAACGAGAGCGTAGTTGCTCCTTTGTATACCTTTTTGGAAGAAAACAACACCAAGGCTTTTATCATTCTAAAAGATGGTAAGATCGTCCTGGAACAGTATTTCAATGGATTTTCTGCATCCCAGAACCACACTTGGAATTCGGCTGCCAAAACATTAACCGCTTTTACCGCCGGTTTGGCCCAAGAGGAAGGATTCCTATCCTTGGATGCTGCCTCCAACGAATATATGGGCGTGGGATGGAGTAGCCTAACTCCGGAGCAGGAAGCTCGGATCACTGTAAAAAACCACCTGACCATGACCTCGGGCCTAGATTATACTGTGGCCAATAATTTTTGCACCGATAAGGAATGTCTCTTGTATAAAAATGAACCGGATACCTTCTGGTATTACCACAATGCCCCTTATACCCTTATGGACAATATTATTACGGGAGCGGTACAGCAGGATTTTAAGGCCTATTTCAATGCTAAAATTAGGGACAGAATAGGGATGCAAGGATCCTGGATAAAGACAGGCTACCTGAATCTGTATTTTAGTACGGCAAGGAGTATGGCCCGCTTTGGGTTATTGAATCTGAATGAAGGCACATGGGATGAAACTCCCATCATGACAGACAAGGCCTATTTTGGGGCCATGACCTCTACAACACAAGAATTGAACCCTGCCTATGGGTATTTGTGGTGGATCAATGGAAAAGACAATTATAGAGTCCCGGGATCCGAAGACTCCTTTAAAGGAAAATTAATACCCAATGCCCCGGACGACCTTATTGCCGGTTTGGGTGCCAATGACCAAAAATTATATGTGGTTCCCAGTATGGGATTGGTTATTGTTCGTATGGGGGATGCCGCCAATAACACTGAATTGGGGCCCACCTCCTTCGATTGCGAAATTTGGACCCAAATCAATGCCCTAATGGAATAG